The following are encoded together in the Acidobacteriota bacterium genome:
- a CDS encoding TonB-dependent receptor, with amino-acid sequence MPSSPRLAARLVFALVLLALLVSTAAYAQNVGSVRGTVRSADGEALPGVLVQATGDIVRGERTSVSGVNGDWLIPGLPPGFVTLTATLEGMETETVEGVRVSISGVAVVDFSMRVAGVEEAITVTSEAPILDVTSSSASSSFQADLIDAKPTTQRNFQELALMAPGVSANGNVGSVGVYSGFVSAYGRDEGSVAWNVDGLDISFPDTGNIFGAWADPDTIAEVQVLGVGAPAEYGNMTGAAVNVVTKSGTNTLQGRVAYTGEFDELTSSGPQVEDAAGVERGFVRDTYNSWTLSAGGPVKKDKLFFFAAVGLKEELLLEPGATPSIDIPVSTFDHYNLKLDWSVNPSHTLTGAFQFEDYARSYGSSSRVITNPAAVGTEYLLVPYTRLGYQGILGGNTILEVNWNDIHNKDRNVSATGSLESPFIDFNTSPQTLSGGKTYPYMYPVWWNRGHAKVTHFAEDLAGSHEFKFGFQYSSSGEKAAAVYPGFGGKYYYKYGANYYVYSRKEHYYGADTEALGFYVDDSWRVNDRLTLNLGVRTDSDKGEIPPYPILESYLCDKLNCGVTTGEFSPKYSDVVDYSSVDPRLGLAYRIGDGDRQAVLRLSAGRYHEMNVVSNWQQPHPDRPVARFGYSANRHGPFVYFSEVGNGTFRLPRKDLKRPQTDQYAVGYEKQLGEYVVGLQLITHETTDMIGWQIGDDGEYEDMPYVNPLTGETIMLKNMIVQPTLQKGNRPGNAANAPPGTKYHQKYKGAFLTFAKRHTGRWSLDGSLGWAESKGFQPDALQESQNNAFYIGNQGSDPNHHLFGGELGQSDRPWTFRTQATFDLPWDLRLVTILNYEDGRPYRHMARVRLNQGNVTVPLEAMTGARRMPPRKQIDIGLARRFTLGDDVGLKVDLQALNLLDDDGHYYWGSYGRYPAELVPSRYFLPRRVAIRVGFDF; translated from the coding sequence ATGCCGTCTTCTCCTCGTCTAGCCGCGAGGCTCGTCTTCGCTCTGGTTCTTCTGGCGCTCCTCGTGTCGACTGCGGCCTACGCCCAGAACGTCGGTTCAGTGCGCGGAACGGTCCGCTCCGCGGACGGCGAAGCCCTGCCGGGAGTCCTGGTGCAGGCCACCGGCGACATCGTGCGCGGTGAACGCACGTCCGTCTCAGGTGTCAATGGCGACTGGCTGATCCCCGGACTCCCGCCTGGCTTCGTGACCCTGACCGCGACGCTCGAGGGAATGGAGACCGAGACGGTGGAAGGCGTCCGCGTCTCGATCTCCGGCGTGGCGGTCGTGGACTTCTCGATGCGGGTCGCTGGAGTGGAGGAGGCGATCACCGTGACCTCCGAGGCGCCGATCCTCGACGTGACGAGCTCGTCGGCCAGCAGCAGCTTCCAGGCCGACCTGATCGACGCCAAGCCGACGACCCAGCGCAACTTCCAGGAACTCGCCCTGATGGCACCCGGCGTGTCGGCGAACGGCAACGTCGGGTCGGTCGGCGTCTACTCGGGGTTCGTTTCCGCCTACGGCCGGGACGAGGGGTCCGTGGCCTGGAACGTCGACGGCCTGGACATCAGCTTCCCGGATACCGGCAACATCTTTGGAGCCTGGGCGGATCCAGACACGATCGCCGAGGTGCAGGTGCTCGGCGTCGGAGCGCCCGCCGAGTACGGGAACATGACCGGCGCCGCAGTCAACGTGGTTACGAAGTCGGGGACCAACACACTCCAGGGGCGCGTGGCCTACACCGGCGAGTTCGATGAGCTGACCTCCTCGGGGCCCCAGGTGGAGGACGCAGCGGGAGTCGAACGCGGTTTCGTGAGGGACACCTACAACAGTTGGACTTTGTCGGCGGGCGGCCCGGTCAAGAAGGACAAGCTGTTCTTCTTCGCCGCGGTCGGACTCAAGGAGGAGCTGTTGCTTGAGCCGGGAGCGACGCCGAGCATCGACATCCCGGTCAGCACCTTCGACCACTACAACCTGAAGCTCGACTGGTCGGTCAATCCTTCGCATACGCTGACGGGGGCCTTCCAGTTCGAGGACTACGCGCGCTCGTACGGCAGCAGCAGCCGCGTGATCACGAATCCGGCCGCGGTGGGCACGGAGTACCTCCTGGTCCCCTACACGCGCCTCGGCTACCAGGGGATACTCGGCGGCAACACGATCCTCGAAGTGAACTGGAACGACATCCACAACAAGGACCGCAACGTCTCGGCGACCGGCAGCCTGGAGTCGCCCTTCATCGACTTCAACACGAGTCCGCAGACCCTGAGCGGCGGCAAGACGTATCCCTACATGTACCCCGTGTGGTGGAACCGCGGCCATGCCAAGGTGACCCACTTCGCCGAGGATCTCGCAGGCAGCCACGAGTTCAAGTTCGGATTCCAGTACAGCAGCAGCGGCGAGAAGGCGGCGGCCGTCTATCCCGGCTTCGGTGGCAAGTACTACTACAAGTACGGAGCGAACTACTACGTGTACTCGCGCAAGGAGCACTACTACGGCGCGGACACGGAGGCGTTGGGGTTCTACGTGGACGACTCCTGGCGCGTCAACGATCGCCTGACCCTGAACCTCGGCGTCCGGACCGACTCGGACAAAGGCGAGATTCCGCCCTATCCGATCCTGGAGTCCTACCTCTGCGACAAGCTGAACTGCGGCGTGACGACAGGGGAGTTCTCGCCGAAGTACTCGGACGTCGTCGACTACTCGAGCGTGGACCCGCGGTTGGGACTGGCCTATCGGATCGGCGACGGTGACCGGCAGGCCGTGCTTCGGCTGTCCGCCGGCCGCTACCACGAGATGAACGTCGTCTCGAACTGGCAACAGCCCCATCCGGACCGGCCCGTCGCGCGGTTCGGCTACAGCGCGAACCGGCATGGTCCCTTCGTCTACTTCTCTGAGGTAGGCAATGGCACCTTCAGACTGCCGAGGAAGGACCTGAAACGGCCCCAGACCGATCAGTACGCGGTGGGGTACGAGAAGCAGCTCGGCGAGTACGTCGTCGGTCTCCAGCTCATCACGCACGAGACGACGGACATGATCGGCTGGCAGATCGGGGACGACGGCGAGTACGAGGACATGCCCTACGTCAACCCGCTGACGGGGGAGACGATCATGCTGAAGAACATGATCGTTCAGCCGACACTTCAGAAGGGCAACCGCCCCGGGAACGCGGCGAACGCCCCGCCGGGGACCAAGTACCACCAGAAGTACAAGGGCGCCTTCCTCACCTTCGCCAAGCGGCACACCGGCCGCTGGTCGCTGGACGGGTCGCTCGGCTGGGCGGAATCGAAGGGGTTCCAGCCCGACGCGCTCCAGGAGAGCCAGAACAACGCCTTCTACATCGGCAACCAGGGATCGGACCCGAACCATCACCTGTTCGGAGGCGAGTTGGGTCAGAGCGATCGGCCGTGGACGTTCCGGACCCAGGCGACCTTCGATCTCCCCTGGGACCTGCGGCTGGTCACGATCCTGAACTACGAGGATGGCCGCCCGTACCGCCACATGGCACGGGTACGCCTGAACCAGGGAAACGTCACGGTGCCGCTGGAGGCGATGACCGGCGCCCGCCGGATGCCGCCGCGCAAGCAGATCGACATCGGTCTGGCGCGCCGGTTCACGCTGGGCGACGACGTTGGCCTGAAGGTTGACCTGCAGGCGCTGAACCTCCTGGACGACGACGGCCACTACTACTGGGGCAGCTACGGTCGCTATCCGGCTGAACTCGTGCCGTCGAGGTACTTCCTGCCGCGACGGGTGGCGATACGCGTGGGCTTCGACTTCTAG
- a CDS encoding nuclear transport factor 2 family protein: MKKAETPFPLDRRTLLAAAPLGILAAACAPAEEAGAAGEEAAAAADQTAPAGDDAGLTEAEIAHRQTARDFVKALETSDWERFASVMADDARFITHAAEGPWARSMTEGGEVILENMKQLMGGLTDPNLMITRERVLGNLVIHERDESFTTESGPTTSNITAMYLVHDGKVQVWFELVGDLPA, from the coding sequence ATGAAGAAGGCTGAAACGCCGTTCCCTTTGGATCGCCGCACTCTTCTGGCCGCGGCCCCGCTCGGAATTCTCGCGGCGGCCTGTGCTCCGGCGGAGGAAGCCGGGGCCGCAGGGGAGGAAGCCGCTGCCGCGGCGGATCAGACCGCCCCGGCGGGTGACGATGCCGGTCTGACGGAGGCGGAGATCGCACACCGACAGACGGCCCGCGACTTCGTGAAGGCCCTCGAAACGAGTGACTGGGAGCGGTTCGCAAGCGTCATGGCCGATGACGCCCGGTTCATCACCCACGCGGCCGAAGGGCCCTGGGCGCGGTCGATGACCGAGGGTGGCGAGGTGATCCTCGAGAACATGAAGCAGTTGATGGGCGGCCTGACCGATCCCAACCTGATGATCACCAGGGAGCGGGTGCTCGGGAACCTCGTGATCCACGAGCGGGATGAGAGCTTCACGACCGAGAGCGGTCCCACGACCTCGAACATCACGGCCATGTACCTCGTCCACGACGGCAAGGTGCAGGTCTGGTTCGAGCTGGTGGGCGACCTGCCGGCCTAG
- a CDS encoding sulfatase-like hydrolase/transferase yields MLVGCAPGDAPRDASEPVPEVAREPLPTWEETAGDVAADRLNVILVTIDTLRADRLSSYGSELVSTPHMDRLAREGVRFSNAATAVPFTLPAHCSIMTGTYPPFHGVRENVGYSLDETLPTLAEVLSRGGWDTAGFVSAFVLDSRWGIGRGFDRYRDDFQLDPNKPSVNVGHVQHEGPDTIEHALAWLDEPRDQPFFLWVHLFEPHDPYTPPEPYRSQYPDRPYDAEVAYADALVGLLREGLESRGVMDDSVFVLTSDHGEGLGQHGEGFHGYFIYDSTVHVPLVLRLPFGEFEGRVVDEAVSHVDILPTVLSIVGQEVPAEAQGVDLLPLILGREPASAREVYTESYYSLYHYNWAPLRSIRTESEKFIETTNPELYLLREDAHEENNVLLQERELARSLRDRLLAYYRDLKSSGERPGGRPDLDTETLAQLRALGYLAGRASGGVDEDDGVERTDPKERIAVHRAIMEAQSFIGRGDEEGAEEYLRAALELDASIVDANQMLGGIVGRRADEASRRGDEAVSADLNRQALELYQQALALNPEHQASLLGLATSYWRLGRLEEALVGFHRLVELAPYESNAAIAMSDIYADLDRLPEALRVVEAAAAEEVAPAWIHNQHGELLALLGRSRESAAHFERAIAKNPEIGQPWFNLALTHEEAGRPEQAVAAYEQALEHAPYHFRAQFNLGHLFGRLGRPEDQLEMWRAAIRSNPEFVLGYYHLAKLHMDRGDDLDRAELLVREGLRRDPDGGFGPFGYFVLADILNRKGRLPEAREAVENGRRLQARG; encoded by the coding sequence GTGCTGGTCGGCTGCGCGCCTGGAGACGCCCCCCGGGATGCTTCGGAACCGGTCCCTGAGGTCGCACGGGAACCGCTACCCACCTGGGAAGAAACCGCCGGCGACGTCGCCGCCGACCGGTTGAACGTCATCCTGGTCACGATCGACACGCTGCGTGCCGACCGGCTCTCCAGCTACGGCTCGGAACTGGTTTCCACCCCCCACATGGACCGGCTCGCCCGGGAAGGCGTGCGTTTCTCGAACGCCGCCACCGCGGTGCCGTTCACGCTGCCGGCGCACTGCTCGATCATGACCGGCACCTACCCGCCGTTCCACGGCGTCCGGGAGAACGTCGGCTACTCGCTGGACGAAACGCTGCCCACTCTCGCCGAGGTGCTTTCCCGCGGCGGATGGGACACGGCGGGGTTCGTCAGCGCCTTCGTCCTCGACTCGCGCTGGGGAATCGGCCGCGGCTTCGACCGCTACCGCGACGACTTCCAGCTCGACCCGAACAAGCCCTCCGTCAACGTCGGCCACGTACAGCACGAGGGGCCGGACACGATCGAGCATGCACTGGCCTGGCTCGACGAGCCCCGCGACCAGCCGTTCTTCCTCTGGGTCCATCTGTTCGAGCCGCACGATCCCTACACGCCGCCCGAGCCCTACCGGTCGCAGTATCCCGACCGCCCCTATGATGCCGAGGTGGCCTACGCCGACGCGCTCGTCGGCCTGCTCCGCGAAGGCCTGGAGAGCCGAGGGGTGATGGACGACTCGGTGTTCGTCCTGACCTCCGACCACGGCGAGGGCCTGGGCCAGCACGGCGAAGGCTTCCACGGCTACTTCATCTACGACTCGACCGTCCACGTTCCCCTCGTTCTGCGCCTGCCCTTCGGGGAGTTCGAGGGGCGGGTCGTCGACGAAGCCGTCAGCCACGTCGACATCCTGCCGACCGTCCTCTCGATCGTCGGCCAGGAGGTGCCGGCCGAGGCGCAGGGCGTCGACCTGCTGCCGCTGATCCTGGGACGGGAACCGGCATCGGCGCGCGAGGTCTACACGGAGTCGTACTACTCCCTTTACCACTACAACTGGGCGCCCCTGCGCTCGATCCGGACCGAGTCCGAGAAGTTCATCGAGACGACGAACCCCGAGCTCTACCTCCTGCGGGAGGACGCCCACGAAGAGAACAACGTGCTGCTCCAGGAGCGGGAGCTGGCGCGCTCCCTGCGCGACCGCCTGCTCGCCTACTACCGCGACCTGAAGTCATCGGGTGAGCGGCCCGGCGGGCGCCCCGACCTCGATACCGAGACGCTGGCCCAACTGCGCGCCCTGGGCTACCTGGCCGGCCGTGCCAGCGGTGGGGTCGACGAGGACGACGGAGTCGAGCGAACGGACCCCAAGGAGCGAATCGCCGTTCACCGGGCGATCATGGAGGCGCAGAGCTTCATCGGACGCGGCGACGAGGAGGGGGCCGAGGAGTACCTGCGTGCCGCCCTGGAACTGGACGCCAGCATCGTCGACGCGAATCAGATGCTGGGCGGCATCGTCGGTCGCCGCGCCGACGAGGCCTCGCGGCGCGGAGACGAAGCAGTGTCAGCGGACCTCAACCGTCAGGCCCTGGAACTCTACCAGCAGGCACTCGCCCTGAACCCGGAACACCAGGCCTCCCTGCTCGGACTCGCCACGAGCTACTGGCGGCTCGGCCGGCTCGAGGAGGCTCTCGTGGGCTTTCACCGGCTGGTGGAACTCGCGCCCTACGAGTCGAACGCGGCGATCGCGATGAGCGACATCTACGCCGACCTGGACCGCCTTCCCGAGGCGCTGCGCGTCGTTGAGGCGGCAGCGGCAGAAGAAGTGGCGCCCGCGTGGATCCACAATCAGCACGGCGAACTCCTGGCGCTCCTGGGGCGGAGCCGGGAATCGGCCGCTCACTTCGAGAGAGCGATCGCCAAGAACCCGGAGATCGGCCAGCCCTGGTTCAACCTCGCACTGACTCACGAGGAGGCCGGCCGGCCGGAACAAGCGGTCGCGGCCTACGAGCAGGCGCTCGAACACGCGCCCTACCACTTCCGCGCCCAGTTCAACCTCGGACACCTGTTCGGCCGGCTCGGCCGGCCGGAGGACCAACTGGAGATGTGGCGCGCGGCAATCCGCTCGAACCCGGAGTTCGTTCTCGGCTACTACCACCTGGCCAAGCTCCACATGGATCGCGGCGACGACCTGGATCGCGCCGAACTGCTGGTCCGGGAGGGGTTGCGCCGCGATCCGGACGGCGGCTTCGGACCGTTCGGCTACTTCGTCCTCGCCGACATCCTCAACCGGAAGGGACGCCTGCCCGAAGCGAGGGAAGCGGTAGAGAACGGGCGGCGCCTACAGGCCCGCGGCTAG
- a CDS encoding GNAT family N-acetyltransferase codes for MEIVQAAEEHLDRYADQFTNLIWETGPSSYGYQFDGRELFDLMVKAAWRVPGTLYSYDRTTIALDGDELLGLELGYNGPEFAPRKKALGGLWGPMIESGEVTMDRLNLLAERAYQCKYLNAVIPSSVYYICALAVEEPLRGKGIGRKLVDHAIERSKRAGMRGLHLDVLSDADAVGFYRYLGMHCLAQVVAPIPHQHGVPMEMRMALNFS; via the coding sequence ATGGAGATCGTTCAAGCAGCGGAGGAACATCTGGACCGCTACGCGGATCAGTTCACCAACCTGATCTGGGAAACCGGCCCCTCGTCCTACGGCTACCAGTTCGACGGCCGGGAGCTGTTCGACCTGATGGTCAAGGCCGCCTGGCGGGTGCCGGGCACGCTGTATTCGTACGACCGCACGACGATCGCGCTGGACGGCGACGAACTGCTGGGGCTCGAACTCGGTTACAACGGTCCCGAGTTCGCGCCGCGCAAGAAAGCGCTGGGCGGTCTTTGGGGTCCGATGATCGAGTCGGGCGAGGTCACGATGGACAGGCTGAACCTGCTCGCTGAGCGCGCCTACCAGTGCAAGTACCTGAACGCGGTGATCCCGTCGAGCGTCTACTACATCTGCGCTCTGGCCGTGGAGGAGCCGCTACGGGGGAAGGGCATCGGCAGGAAGCTCGTCGACCATGCGATCGAGCGGAGCAAGCGCGCCGGCATGCGAGGCCTCCATCTCGACGTCCTGTCGGACGCGGATGCCGTCGGCTTCTACCGATACCTGGGGATGCACTGCCTCGCCCAAGTCGTCGCGCCGATTCCGCACCAGCACGGCGTGCCGATGGAAATGCGGATGGCGCTGAACTTCAGCTAG
- the pyrE gene encoding orotate phosphoribosyltransferase, whose protein sequence is MPDPKNDPRLHELQALLQERSIAKGDFVLTSGARSHYYCDTKATVLSPRGSRLIGEALCEQLRSFGVDAVGGPEVGGAYLATAASVASDLDGTPLFGFLVRNKAKGHGTSARIDASYHPDGRKLIVKGRRVAVVDDVVTSAGSIIRAIEAVEAEGCEVAAVSAVVDRQEGGGDRLRSLGYDFRPLFLADNEGDLTLYAGDGR, encoded by the coding sequence GTGCCGGACCCAAAGAACGACCCGCGATTGCACGAACTGCAGGCCTTGCTCCAGGAGCGGAGCATCGCCAAGGGAGACTTCGTCCTGACCTCCGGCGCGCGCTCGCACTACTACTGCGACACGAAGGCGACGGTGCTGTCGCCGCGGGGCTCGCGGCTGATCGGCGAAGCCCTCTGCGAGCAGCTCCGGTCCTTCGGCGTCGACGCCGTGGGCGGACCCGAAGTGGGCGGCGCCTACCTGGCGACGGCGGCCTCGGTGGCCAGCGACCTCGACGGCACTCCGCTCTTCGGCTTCCTCGTCCGCAACAAGGCGAAGGGCCACGGCACCAGCGCCCGAATCGACGCCTCGTACCACCCGGACGGACGCAAGTTGATCGTCAAGGGACGCCGGGTGGCCGTGGTCGACGATGTCGTGACGTCCGCCGGCTCGATCATCCGCGCGATCGAAGCGGTCGAGGCCGAAGGCTGTGAAGTCGCGGCGGTGTCCGCGGTCGTCGACCGGCAGGAAGGCGGCGGCGACCGCCTGCGGAGCCTCGGCTACGACTTCCGGCCGCTGTTCCTCGCCGACAACGAGGGCGACCTGACGCTCTACGCCGGGGACGGACGATGA
- the mog gene encoding molybdopterin adenylyltransferase — translation MVDRGTSGAPARIGVVTVSDRASRGVYEDRGGPAIRDYLAEVLTSPWEPCARVVEDEVDQIAASLRALCDDEGCCLVVTTGGTGPAARDVTPEATLAVCEKEMPGFGELMRQVSLLAVPTAILSRQTAGIRGSSLIVNLPGQPKAIGECLDAVFPAIPYCVDLIGGPYLTTKEERIKAFRPKSAKKPAG, via the coding sequence GTGGTGGATCGAGGCACTTCAGGCGCTCCCGCTCGTATCGGGGTCGTCACCGTGTCGGACCGCGCGTCGCGCGGGGTCTACGAGGACCGCGGCGGTCCCGCGATCCGCGACTATCTCGCGGAGGTTCTGACTTCGCCCTGGGAGCCTTGTGCGCGGGTTGTCGAGGACGAGGTGGACCAGATCGCGGCGTCGCTCCGCGCACTCTGTGACGACGAAGGGTGCTGCCTGGTCGTGACCACCGGCGGCACCGGACCGGCTGCGCGCGACGTGACCCCGGAGGCGACTTTGGCCGTGTGCGAGAAGGAGATGCCGGGCTTCGGCGAGCTGATGCGGCAGGTGTCGCTCCTGGCGGTGCCGACGGCGATCCTCTCGCGGCAGACGGCCGGTATTCGCGGGTCGTCGCTCATCGTCAACCTGCCGGGGCAGCCGAAGGCGATCGGCGAGTGCCTGGACGCCGTGTTCCCGGCGATCCCGTACTGCGTCGACCTGATCGGCGGGCCGTACCTGACGACGAAGGAGGAGCGGATCAAGGCGTTCCGGCCGAAGTCGGCGAAGAAGCCGGCGGGCTGA
- a CDS encoding penicillin acylase family protein, protein MEKQGIWPVLWTTLTVLLFALTAACGAPGGGGEEATVYRDTWGVPHIYAESAEAGLYASGWAMAEDRLSQLLENYLFGLGEYAAAFGPGNNDAWVRSDLESRMWDHYGTAKRHYEAKLNPELRRHLAAFIAGINDYLDAHPDDVPDWWGDRPVDVYMPVAFSRQFIWSWPAGQARSDLRAVGIDSSFDVDLRASNEIALAPDQTTFGAAALIIDPHLSWLGRHRYWELRLHAGDIHISGFATSGFPYVNLGHNERVAWAHTTGGPDTADVYELTLDPDDPGRYLYDGEWRQMTSRTVKVAVAGEAAPREATFWYSHHGPIVARRGDRAYAAALAYEEEIGYLESKYWFMVAEDYKGAAAALDVRQIMPQNVMIADTGGNIYYQRTGRVPIRPDGHDWSRPVDGSTSETEWLGIHPASELMSLLNPERGYMQNNNIGPDTMLVGSPLVPERYPAYLYNQPALYTHQRGAVAVALLEAKREAGEKWSEEEIVELALNRSVYQFERWVEELRRAQPAVSGRRTPKHGVVMSPILRWDGVVEPDSRGALTYFRWREALRGLAGDERMNEMTSRVNDYLELFREAPEPPGLRDEDLPLLVEAVDIAAEAYLSGPGGQRPVFGDVFRVGRQDSNDEVSWPVGGGSLGEAGMATMRSVGFSPPRADGRRWGNRGQTSTQVVILSNPIRSYTQPPIGQSDRPDSPHYRDQAEKLFSVGAMKPSWFAREELLTDGGKNVVSEERLVYRPEE, encoded by the coding sequence ATGGAGAAGCAAGGCATCTGGCCGGTGCTCTGGACGACTCTGACCGTGCTGCTCTTCGCGCTGACCGCGGCCTGCGGAGCGCCCGGCGGAGGCGGCGAGGAGGCGACGGTCTACCGGGACACCTGGGGCGTCCCCCACATCTACGCCGAGTCCGCCGAGGCCGGGCTCTACGCCTCCGGCTGGGCGATGGCCGAGGACCGGCTGTCGCAACTGCTTGAGAACTACCTCTTCGGCCTCGGCGAGTACGCCGCCGCCTTCGGACCCGGCAACAACGACGCCTGGGTGCGGTCCGATCTCGAGTCGCGGATGTGGGACCACTACGGCACGGCGAAGCGCCACTACGAGGCGAAGCTGAACCCGGAACTCCGACGGCACCTGGCCGCGTTCATCGCGGGCATCAACGACTACCTCGACGCGCATCCCGACGACGTGCCGGACTGGTGGGGCGACCGCCCGGTCGACGTCTACATGCCGGTGGCCTTCAGCCGCCAGTTCATCTGGAGCTGGCCTGCGGGGCAGGCGCGCTCCGACCTGCGGGCGGTCGGCATCGACTCGAGCTTCGACGTCGATTTGCGGGCCTCCAACGAGATCGCGCTGGCGCCCGACCAGACGACCTTCGGCGCCGCGGCGCTGATCATCGACCCGCACCTTTCCTGGCTCGGCCGGCACCGCTACTGGGAACTGCGGCTCCACGCCGGCGACATCCACATCAGCGGCTTCGCCACCTCCGGCTTCCCCTATGTGAACCTGGGCCACAACGAGCGCGTCGCCTGGGCCCACACGACCGGCGGCCCGGACACGGCCGACGTCTACGAACTGACTCTCGATCCGGACGATCCGGGCCGCTACCTCTACGACGGCGAGTGGCGGCAGATGACGAGCCGGACGGTCAAGGTCGCCGTGGCGGGCGAGGCAGCGCCGCGCGAGGCAACGTTCTGGTACTCCCACCACGGCCCGATCGTCGCCCGCCGCGGCGACCGCGCCTACGCCGCGGCCCTCGCCTACGAAGAGGAGATCGGCTACCTCGAGTCCAAGTACTGGTTCATGGTCGCCGAGGACTACAAGGGCGCTGCCGCGGCACTGGACGTGCGCCAGATCATGCCGCAGAACGTGATGATCGCGGACACCGGCGGCAACATCTACTACCAGCGCACCGGCCGGGTGCCGATCCGGCCGGACGGCCACGACTGGAGCCGTCCCGTCGACGGCTCGACCTCCGAGACCGAGTGGCTCGGCATCCACCCCGCGTCCGAGCTGATGTCCCTGCTCAACCCCGAGCGCGGCTACATGCAGAACAACAACATCGGCCCGGACACGATGCTCGTCGGGTCGCCGCTCGTGCCGGAGCGCTATCCGGCCTACCTCTACAACCAGCCCGCCCTCTACACCCACCAGCGGGGCGCCGTCGCGGTCGCGCTGCTCGAGGCGAAACGGGAGGCCGGCGAAAAGTGGAGCGAGGAGGAGATCGTCGAGCTGGCGCTCAACCGGTCGGTCTACCAGTTCGAGCGCTGGGTCGAGGAGCTGAGACGTGCGCAGCCCGCGGTTTCGGGCCGGCGCACGCCGAAGCATGGGGTCGTGATGAGCCCGATCCTGCGGTGGGACGGCGTCGTCGAGCCCGACTCTCGGGGCGCGCTCACCTACTTCCGGTGGCGCGAGGCGCTCCGCGGCCTGGCCGGCGATGAACGAATGAACGAGATGACATCGAGGGTCAACGACTACCTGGAGCTGTTCCGCGAGGCGCCGGAACCACCCGGCCTGCGGGACGAAGACCTGCCGTTGCTGGTTGAGGCGGTCGACATCGCGGCGGAGGCCTACCTGTCAGGCCCGGGCGGTCAGCGTCCGGTCTTTGGCGACGTCTTTAGGGTCGGCCGCCAGGACTCGAACGACGAAGTCTCCTGGCCGGTCGGCGGCGGCTCGCTCGGCGAAGCGGGAATGGCGACCATGCGCTCCGTCGGATTCAGCCCGCCACGCGCCGACGGCCGGCGCTGGGGCAACCGCGGCCAGACCTCGACCCAGGTCGTCATCCTCAGCAACCCGATCCGCAGCTATACCCAGCCCCCGATCGGCCAGAGCGACCGCCCCGACTCGCCGCACTACCGCGATCAGGCCGAGAAGCTGTTCTCGGTCGGCGCGATGAAGCCGAGCTGGTTCGCCCGAGAAGAACTGCTCACCGACGGCGGCAAGAATGTTGTTTCCGAAGAGCGGCTGGTCTACCGGCCGGAGGAGTAG